A genomic window from Triticum urartu cultivar G1812 chromosome 7, Tu2.1, whole genome shotgun sequence includes:
- the LOC125518628 gene encoding NAC domain-containing protein 89-like: MEGLDVDDVFHHYRLSPTEVDAVTYYLPRLLSGETLHGVDKLIHRANISGCEPKDLAARYAPVPQAVSSGDRFFFTTCKSKNGSKYQSVRGAGTGTWTIQKTTEICHAGVKVGEVKNLSFKKKGKSTGWVMEEYRCLLPEATVSDGVKVFCKMHLAQHAPDAARQESEAYKLQQPQPEAVTQSTHAQKRPATAAAAEPHPASPKKRMRGAVPVPAPATSSFTAAAPVFLPDEYVREAAEADDDMARFLLHQSSRRVDDDKSSLAKTGGLYKPPPPIIFHDTFEAAWKAEEALEKEKRCNAAANLHAGGHSNFFSPASVY, encoded by the exons ATGGAGGGGCTCGACGTCGACGACGTCTTCCACCACTACCGGCTGAGCCCTACGGAAGTGGACGCCGTCACCTACTACCTACCACGCCTCCTCTCCGGCGAGACGCTGCACGGCGTCGACAAGCTCATCCACCGCGCCAACATCTCCGGCTGCGAGCCCAAGGATCTGGCCGCCCGGTACGCGCCCGTGCCGCAGGCCGTGAGCAGCGGCGACCGGTTCTTCTTCACCACGTGCAAGAGCAAGAACGGGAGCAAGTACCAGAGCGTGCGCGGCGCCGGCACCGGCACGTGGACCATCCAGAAGACCACGGAGATTTGCCACGCGGGAGTCAAGGTCGGCGAGGTCAAGAACCTGTccttcaagaagaagggcaagtccaCGGGCTGGGTCATGGAGGAGTACCGGTGCCTGCTGCCGGAGGCCACCGTCAGCGACGGGGTGAAGGTCTTCTGCAAGATGCACTTGGCTCAGCATGCCCCTGACGCGGCCCGACAGGAATCGGAGGCGTACAAGCTTCAACAACCGCAACCGGAGGCCGTGACCCAGAGCACGCACGCGCAGAAGAGGCCAGCGACCGCTGCCGCCGCCGAGCCTCATCCGGCGAGCCCCAAGAAGAGGATGCGCGGTGCCGTCCCGGTCCCGGCACCTGCCACATCGTCGTTCACCGCTGCAGCACCGGTTTTCTTGCCGGATGAATACGTACGTGAAGCTGCTGAAGCTGACGACGACATGGCCCGGTTTCTGTTGCACCAATC AAGCAGAAGAGTCGACGACGACAAGTCATCCCTTGCCAAGACGGGCGGACTTtacaagccgccgccgccgatcaTCTTCCATGATACATTTGAAGCAGCATGGAAGGCCGAAGAGGCGCTGGAGAAGGAGAAGAGGTGCAATGCCGCGGCCAATCTTCACGCTGGAGGGCACAGCAACTTCTTCTCGCCTGCAAGTGTCTACTAA